The following proteins are encoded in a genomic region of Arachis stenosperma cultivar V10309 chromosome 4, arast.V10309.gnm1.PFL2, whole genome shotgun sequence:
- the LOC130973504 gene encoding 1-aminocyclopropane-1-carboxylate synthase 1-like — MGHQRLLSKIATNDKHGENSPYFDGWKAYDRNPFHPTNNPQGVIQMGLAENQLCFDLIEEWIRNNSKASICTPEGVHLFRDIANFQDYHGLPQFRKGVANFMSKARGGRVKYDPERILMSGGATGANELIMFCLADPADAFMVPTPYYPAFVRDLGWRTGVQLVPVHCDSSNNFKITREALEEAYREAKQNNINVKGLIITNPSNPLGTTLDKETLKSLVRFINEKNIHLVCDEIYAATVFTTPRFVSISEVMLEMECKKELIHIIYSLSKDMGLPGFRVGIVYSYNDDVVSCGRKMSSFGLVSSQTQHFLASLLSDEDFIDRYLEISKRRLAKRHSFFTKGLETVNITCLPSNSGLFCWMNLRRLLKEKTFEGEMKLWRVIINEVKLNVSPGSSFNCSEPGWFRVCFANMDDETVEVALKRIRAFVGRETNNGKRVELKRWKSINTNKLRLSFNSRRFDENVMSPHSPMPHSPLVRAT, encoded by the exons AGATGGGTCTTGCTGAAAATCAG CTTTGCTTCGATCTTATTGAAGAGTGGATAAGGAACAATTCCAAAGCTTCCATATGTACTCCTGAAGGAGTGCACCTGTTTAGAGATATTGCTAACTTTCAAGACTATCATGGATTGCCACAGTTCAGAAAA GGTGTGGCAAATTTCATGTCAAAAGCGAGGGGTGGTAGGGTCAAATATGATCCTGAGCGTATATTGATGAGTGGAGGAGCAACAGGTGCAAATGAATTAATAATGTTTTGTCTGGCTGATCCTGCTGATGCATTCATGGTTCCCACTCCTTATTATCCAGC ATTCGTGCGTGATCTTGGTTGGAGAACTGGGGTGCAACTTGTTCCTGTTCATTGTGATAGTTCTAACAACTTCAAAATAACAAGAGAAGCCCTTGAAGAAGCTTATCGTGAAGCAAAACAAAACAACATCAATGTGAAAGGTTTGATCATAACAAACCCTTCCAACCCTTTGGGAACCACATTGGACAAAGAAACCCTTAAAAGCCTTGTGAGGTTCATCAATGAGAAGAACATTCACTTAGTTTGTGATGAAATTTATGCCGCCACTGTTTTCACCACTCCAAGATTTGTGAGTATCTCTGAAGTCATGCTAGAAATGGAGTGCAAGAAAGAACTCATTCACATAATCTATAGTTTATCAAAGGATATGGGGTTACCGGGTTTTAGGGTTGGCATTGTTTATTCCTACAATGATGATGTTGTGAGTTGCGGCCGCAAAATGTCAAGTTTCGGATTAGTCTCTTCTCAGACTCAACATTTTCTAGCATCGTTACTTTCTGACGAGGATTTTATCGACAGATATTTAGAAATTAGCAAAAGAAGGCTCGCGAAGCGTCATAGTTTCTTCACGAAAGGGCTCGAAACGGTTAACATTACTTGCTTGCCAAGCAATTCAGGACTATTTTGTTGGATGAACTTGAGGAGGCTATTGAAGGAGAAAACTTTTGAAGGTGAAATGAAGCTTTGGCGTGTGATCATCAATGAGGTGAAGCTCAATGTGTCACCGGGGTCAAGTTTCAATTGTTCTGAGCCTGGTTGGTTTAGGGTTTGCTTTGCTAACATGGATGATGAGACTGTGGAGGTTGCATTGAAAAGGATTAGGGCTTTTGTTGGGAGAGAAACTAATAATGGGAAAAGGGTTGAACTGAAACGTTGGAAAAGCATTAATACTAATAAGTTAAGGCTAAGCTTCAACTCTAGAAGGTTTGATGAGAATGTTATGTCACCTCATTCACCAATGCCTCACTCACCCCTTGTTCGTGCCACTTAA